A part of Solenopsis invicta isolate M01_SB chromosome 2, UNIL_Sinv_3.0, whole genome shotgun sequence genomic DNA contains:
- the LOC105200717 gene encoding elongator complex protein 4, producing MALDAGRMNLGGTKLKTKLPTIPGTKPSLRNSQLLISTGIPSLDNTIGGGLPIGSILLIEEDKYGFYAKIVLKYFMSEGVVVSQPILIASQDVQPSQLVLELPTVTDDSEKHTKTTNDNVEPMKIAWRYQNMKMVDPTPMGDQTFGHYYDLTKPMQRDVLERADIKQWQYNEEMTLNENNKFKNAAYTDLLYTVERTLRDGQYYLSEAPDQKKILRIAIHSLGSRLWLNDTEKDSNSDLLKFLYCFRALLRNSYAVGVVTIPINNFDNTDIVIERTEHLSDIAIGLESFAGSTKEINPLFKEYHGLLHIKKLCALNGFSHGCVQYKDLVFKLRRKKFLIEVLHLPPEFADTSQREQDESVAGTGCASGGSHKSVLDF from the exons ATGGCTTTGGATGCAGGAAGGATGAATCTGGGTGGAACCAAACTTAAAACTAAACTGCCAACGATACCAGGCACTAAACCTTCATTACGGAATTCGCAATTGCTCATTTCAACAGGAATCCCTTCTTTAGACAATACGATAGGCGGAGGTTTACCTATTGGTTCGATATTGTTAATTG AGGAAGATAAGTATGGCTTCTACGCTAAAATTgtactgaaatattttatgtcgGAGGGAGTAGTGGTGTCTCAGCCTATATTGATTGCATCTCAAGATGTCCAGCCTTCTCAACTTGTGTTAGAATTGCCTACAGTTACAGATGACTCGGAGAAGCATACTAAAACAACTAATGATAATGTAGAGCCAATGAAGATAGCTTGGCGATATCAGAATATGAAGATGGTAGATCCAACTCCAATGGGAGATCAGACATTCGGTCATTACTACGATCTCACAAAACCGATGCAGCGGGATGTCTTAGAACGTGCTGACATTAAACAATGGCAATATAATGAGGAAATGACACTGAATGAGaacaataaatttaagaatGCTGCATATACTGATTTGTTATATACAGTAGAAAGAACCTTACGTGATGGACAATATTATCTCTCTGAAGCGCCagatcagaaaaaaattttaagaatcgCGATTCATTCTCTGGGATCAAGATTATGGCTCAACGACACAGAAAAAGATTCGAATAGCGATCTGTTAAAGTTCTTATATTGTTTTAGAGCACTTTTAAGGAATTCCTATGCGGTCGGCGTAGTCACAAtaccaattaataattttgacaacACA GATATTGTTATTGAAAGAACTGAGCATTTGTCAGATATAGCGATCGGATTAGAATCGTTTGCAGGGTCCACAAAAGAGATCAATCCGTTATTTAAGGAGTATCATGGTCTTTTGCACATTAAGAAATTGTGTGCATTAAATGGCTTCTCACACGGCTGTGTACAATACAAAGatttagtatttaaattacGCCGTAAAAAGTTTCTCATAGAA GTTTTACATTTACCGCCCGAATTTGCTGATACATCACAACGGGAGCAAGATGAATCAGTAGCTGGTACAGGATGCGCAAGTGGTGGATCTCATAAAAGTGTActtgatttttaa
- the LOC105200716 gene encoding tetraspanin-9: MGTRRLARSRAFVCCSNIIFLISGFVLMSLGGLLLADNERILLSRLLGPGDIHPDQPLFYYLAFAVVALGFLIAVTGLLGCWAACLFNRCITISYLLTIILLFFGECTVCVIAVFWPHILGIDVRPARLIRALQRSYAVPGREQFTAALDLAQTTFACCGINGSSNYGTSWWRLQEVGRRELVVPLSCCTLNNANETNSFLNPKPANLTLCQTLNPAEHQYARHTAGCLKYIEKWMQDQALILLAIVLAVMLVEVMALLSILLACSRENRRSKSQASTFTSTQTLSPFTESDHDFSIGIENRMHTAGTTFGAKS; this comes from the exons ATGGGAACTAGGAGATTAGCCAGATCGCGCGCTTTTGTCTGTTGTtcgaatataattttcttg ATATCAGGTTTCGTTTTGATGTCTTTGGGAGGATTGTTGTTAGCCGACAATGAACGGATTTTATTATCGCGTCTACTAGGACCTGGTGACATTCACCCCGATCAaccactattttattatttggcTTTTGCTGTAGTTGCATTAGGATTTCTCATCGCTGTCACCGGACTACTCGGATGCTGGGCGGCGTGTCTCTTTAATCGCTGCATCACGATCTCc TATCTCTTAACAATAATATTGCTGTTCTTCGGTGAATGCACCGTGTGCGTCATCGCTGTCTTCTGGCCTCATATACTGGGGATCGACGTAAGACCGGCGCGTCTGATACGTGCTCTGCAACGCAGTTATGCTGTACCTGGACGTGAGCAATTCACGGCTGCCCTCGATCTAGCGCAAACAACA TTTGCCTGTTGCGGCATAAACGGAAGCAGCAATTACGGCACGTCGTGGTGGCGGCTGCAGGAAGTCGGCCGCAGAGAATTAGTGGTACCTCTCAGTTGTTGCACCCTGAATAACGCCAATGAGACAAACTCCTTCCTCAACCCCAAGCCTGCCAATCTCACTCTCTGCCAGACTCTGAACCCTGCCGAACATCAATACGCCCGACACACTGCG gGTTGCCTTAAGTATATTGAGAAGTGGATGCAAGATCAGGCCTTGATCTTGTTGGCCATCGTATTAGCCGTTATGCTCGTCGAAGTCATGGCGCTCCTCAGCATACTTCTCGCTTGCTCCCGTGAGAACAGAAGAAGTAAATCGCAAGCGTCGACTTTCACTTCCACGCAGACTTTAAGTCCATTCACCGAGAGCGATCACGATTTTA GTATAGGCATCGAGAACAGGATGCATACGGCCGGAACGACGTTCGGTGCCAAATCATGA
- the LOC105200915 gene encoding uncharacterized protein LOC105200915 has product MGISNTFQNMILAVIGTYCVLLTCIFLDLIRQRFRHLNETIVPHVSELPVTGSQGEITVYDVRYLHGVLLDSAVMINALFGIGTLLTFMSILLELVTVIYTIIKDMKEDDIVTMLDLLFQTIFLFAMYHFTCYEANRVEKRVIKYGLSFSNKKCRIDKIEMMLYFYHKRFFFTAAEFFPLDIRIFLPIATAVTTYLTLIV; this is encoded by the exons ATGGGAATATCAAACACATTTCAAAATATGATTCTTGCCGTCATTGGCACTTATTGTGTTTTATTGACGTGCATATTTCTGGATCTGATACGGCAGCGTTTCCGTCACCTGAACGAGACGATAGTCCCTCACGTTTCGGAGTTACCGGTGACTGGCTCACAGGGCGAAATTACGGTTTACGATGTGCGTTATTTGCACGGCGTGCTTCTAGATAGCGCCGTAATGATAAACGCTCTATTCGGGATAGGCACCCTGCTCACCTTCATGTCTATTTTGCTGGAACTTGTTACGGTTATATACACAATCATAAAAGATATGAAGGAAGATGACATTGTGACGATGCTGGATTTGCtctttcaaactatttttttgttcGCGATGTATCACTTTACATGTTATGAG GCAAATCGTGTTGAAAAGCGCGTGATAAAATATGGCTTATCTTTTTCGAACAAAAAATGCCGTATa GACAAAATCGAAATGATGTTATATTTCTatcataaaagatttttctttacGGCTGCAGAATTTTTTCCACTGGATATCAGGATATTTCTTCCG ATTGCCACTGCAGTAACGACGTATTTAACtttaatagtataa